In Lepeophtheirus salmonis chromosome Z, UVic_Lsal_1.4, whole genome shotgun sequence, the genomic window CATTGATGCGAGGAAATTCCCTCGTGATCGATCATATCCTTTATACcttgatcatcattttttttattatttaacctaACACGGTACGCAACATACGCTAAgctcacatttttttatggTCCTTTAATTGGCCTGATGGAGTTACATTGATTCAGtaatagtaaacattatagtattacatttaccttatctaacctaggaatattctttaaaatccatatacataaagtataacTTTTTGTCTAGAAACGACCGtcattaattcttatttaatttaacttaagtAGGTTTAAAGAGTTTAAACATCAAATGTATATTTCTCGTTAATCGACGTTAGAaccatttgatatatttacaagcacacatttttacaaaatatttttctatattgatAGAGTATTATCTGAGCTCACAAAACCAATTGAGGACTACGTTGATGTCTTCAACAATTCCAATGAATCTAATCAATATCGTCATGAATTGATAAACTTTTTGGATCAATTTAAGAATAGGATCACGAACAGTCTTTTACTATGCAAAATAATACCTCCTGCCCATTATATTCTAAAAGAGGTACgcattatttacataaattatcacTTTGATGgttatcaattcattttttttaaatttctatatataGGATTTGTCAAATAGCCAAAATGAGTCAAATGTAATAGAACATATATTTCGATTAGTTGCTAATATTTTGAGTATACCAGAGCCTTCAAATACTATATCCAATAAATTTGTTTCATCCATCTCCCATTCCACAACAACAGTTTCATCCTCCCGAAGTCAACGTCAGAATCAAATAATTTGGAACTTTTTCGCCGCGGGTCTAGATAAGTTCATTTTATTAGCTATTGAAGAAGACACTGTCGCAAATCAATGGTAGGCtttcaaatatttagtattcagtatgaaacatatttttactttataacaGGAGTACTCAAATTTTGGAAGTCATTACTCTGTTATTCAAGGATCAAAGCGTGAATCAACTTGAACGTATTCTTAGAGAGTTGATGGAAAATCCTGATTTGAATGACAGCTACGAGGACAATGAGAGTAATTCGTCTTCTTCGCAAGAAGATATCTCTATGAACGAGGACTCTTTGGACAGTAATACTGAAGAAAAAAACGgaagtaaaacaaaattagataACTACATCCTTACCATTGCCGGTTTTAGGGGGGTTCTGCACAATACTGAATAATGAACgggtatttctttttttaaatgaaatttattttcctgtcaaaatttcatatagaatataatgtgtaagaaaaaataatagaaaattaaaattctgaAGGGtctagttataaaaataataagatttgaaatttattttctattagtaGTAGTACCCGGTAATGCCCGGAGTTTTTAGGCGTTGTCGAATAGATAAACTttactttgataaaataattgatcaaCAAATCGTCAGTGTTCAGGGGCGTCggaagtattataaaaaatataatatatatatatatatagatatattttttttttttttcaaattccaaaatccatagctattaacattatattaattcctttgaatttttttttcaatccatagTCATATacagataataaaattttttggataaacaatttcaagaattaatgtttttggagaataaattttatatattcatagttattcaaggataattaaatttttggaaaaaaaaaattgaaaaatgagatttcatatattgaatttttttcgaaaaaattctaaaatcgaCAACTATTCACAGATAATAAACTTCAATGgacaaaaactttcaaaaattatattaaaaaatattgtattttttgaaaaaacacaaaaaattacaaaaatctacagctttccacaagaaaattaatttttttgcactgccgtataaataaaaattactcctattttctcataaaaaattttcatcccaacaaaaaaaaacaatttagtaaaaatccaaaattcctCAATTTGGGTGACACCTCCGGTGTTACTTTCCCTTTTTCATATGAACACTCAAGCGTCGTTACTCAATACATGgttgttatctcctcaagaataataatatcttgttgggggaaaaaattaagaagaaaactaaactataaagtaaaaataaacacaatgcatggttcttttcaaaaatctggttttcaaaaaaaaataaacatttagaaaagtgtctctaaaaataatatttggctTATCCAAGTTATATCCTAGTAAATAACTCCCTATTTAATATAGAAGTAACGATAATAccttttattataacaaattgCTATtgaactatattatttattaagcttCTTTacctatttgaaaatataacctTAAAAATTTTAACCTGTTTAGACTAGTAAATTTTACCTTATATAAAATGTcctctaaattaattttacatatttgtttttttataaaaaataaataacgtgAGCTTTTCTAAACTGTAACATAGCAGAACTTTGTTCTATATATCTGCCTAATGAAAAGTTGTATATGGTCGTTAAGTAGCGcaataattagtttataaattgtaaACCTGTATGAAGCATTggataatcatatttatttttgtaaattaaaccttAGTTATTAGTAAAAACGCTTATCTACTTCTGAAGACGATAAGAACCTAAGACATTTACTAAGTTTAGCTGGGATGTTGCCTGGATGTGATGGTGCTAAGTCtcacacatttatttttcttttaatttatttaattaagtacattacttattttttttattatgaattgatCTTAACATCCTGgacatttcattcatttttacaaaccgTTTTTATACAGTTCTATACTAatactctctttttttatatgacgctcgattgtattgttatttcatagatcaagtatctacacTCAAAATAACTTACTTTCCGCATAGATACTTTCAtactaaacttttttaatataaataaacaaaacaaagttcGAAATACAATTTCCAAAattgaagaaatgaaaagaaccctgcacatttatctttgcccCAAAGCTCCCCTCTCTCTAAAACCAGCCCTGATCGTAACATATAAGTTCTatgaattactttaattatatttattcaaaattagatGCGAAGAACCCAAAGAATTACAATGATGACGCCATGGCTTGCCAATCTTCTGACTCTGACTTAAAAGAAGTAAGTgcttaaaagaaaagaaaattaatatatcataatctGATTTATAgcctctatttaaaaaaatgtgtggtCATAACAAACCCTCAAACTCAATGAATAAAACATCTAGCGTCCAATTAGAAGAGACTGTTAAAGAAATGGTTAATTATTGGATATCAGCTCTCCCTGGAGATACTAAAATAGATTGTGAAGTTTCAACTGGCTCATCCTCCAATGACAATGATCAAAGGTATAAAGAAattcttctttctttcatttttggtcaaaatatgTAGACTTAATTATTAGTGATTAACAGAATATTTTCTATCATAAGTGTacctacaaataaaagaaaaactattggGCCTGATGTATCCGCTTCAGAAAAGCGGgaaattcaaaggaataagatcatgaaaataatgtataattcaattaagaaaCGAAGAGAACAGGTTAGTCAATATTCATTGAACcctctttgtttattttttaataaattgtataaatcattttgtttgttCGTAGTCAATGGTTGATGATGAAGATGTGTCAAGACTTTTAACCGAATTTACTATTTGTTTCATTATGCGTGGCTATGGAAAtctcattcaaaatttaagattaaaattaatgactCAAAAATCGTCGTCCACATTTGCAAACATGAATTCTCGTTTCCTATGGTTAATAACTTTCTTTATGAGATTTGTAGATTATTTGGAAGTAGAATTACCAGTGATAGAGTATGTACTTTTTTCAATGACCTTTTAAGCTTGATAGCTTGTCGCTATTTACATTTCATTTCAGACCAGTGTTTTCACCAGAGATCATGTCCTATATTGTATTTGAAGGTTtacaaacatttgaaaatcTTGAGATTGAATCAAAATCACATATGTATAATGATACTGTGGTCAAAAGGCAAGGGCGTCGTCTTCACTTGGTTGTTTCTGCAATAAAGCAGATTTTAATTACCATTAATTTGATGGAAAATAATGCAGATAATTCTGAAACGcgttttaaaatacataaaatcatttttttacttatgaacATGAGAAATTTGAGACAATTTACTCTTCTTTTGATTTGGAAATTCAATTCATCTTATCAGACAAGGTGCTTCATCAGTGATGTCATCATGTGCAACCATAAACTACTTGTAATGTTTGAAAAAGTTGAGTCATCggacatatttataaatgaacacTTGGATCAGTGAGTAAAGCtacttatatatgaatatagtaTTGATTTTAAACCACCTAATCATGTTTTTAAATGACAGATTTGCCACGGTAGAGGTCATGAGACAATATGGTTATTGCCTAGAAACATTTGAAAGCAATACAGTCTCATTAAACGAAGCTATTTTTACGATGATGCACTATGTTTCCGTTGATTTAAATGCACATGAAGCTCTTCTTCTACCTCAAATTCTAAAGACATTCTCCGATGTATTGGGAAAGGATCCAATTGTCGGGGATAAGTGGTCAGATTTAATAGAATATGTAATACAAAGGTTCATTAATACCATACATGAGGATCCAATCAACGCACCTccatgttttctaaaaaatatatctcaatttatcaaaatagcTAAAGTAAAGCCAACTTTGGCTAAAAACTATACATCAAGCGATGCAACACGGTCTCTTATTGCGGAGCTTGACTCACAAAGAGGTGAATCTGAGAGTGGTCAAGATAATTCGCCTATCGTGGATGAAAACGTGGGGTTTCCTTCTACACCATTCtcagaaaaagtatatatggAAGAAATTGAAGGTATCAAGGATTTATTATTGATTCAGGGGAAAGAATATCTCATCCATTGGCTTCAAGAGGAGATTGTAAATGTTATACTTGTCAAAACtcatgaaaaatcaaaaagttctGTCAAATGGGAAAAAGGAGTTTTAGAGCCCATTGCTTACTACTCAGTGTGTGAGTATTCATTCatcaacttttttgatgaaaaaaaagaacgtgtgtcatatttatttttgtctctttAGTTTGGAATGAGGGCATTCCATTGGTTCCTTGGAGCATAAAAGAAGAATCTggactacaaaaaaattatttcttaatgcTGCTCAAGAAAATTGGGATCTATCTACCTGCAGATAGACAGACACGTTTCCCTAGGATACCGAACGACTGGTCAATTGATCATCtcctaaatattcataaaaaacttgCTTGTAGTCATGATGTAACCACAGAAGGGAAGTTTGCACATGCCAACAaacaaattgcaaattttacaaAGTAATAATGTTTTGACTTAAGGTTTCTTGGATTTTAACacattcttaattattttatttctaggcccaaacttcaaaatagaaaaatatggaaCAAAGGGAAtctataaacttaatttattgtgttttatatgtttattgttCATAGAGAATTAATGTGCACAAGGCTATGTTAATATCTCAAATCCAGTAATTGTTATATGTCtataattttgatctttttgtgAATCAGTTATTTTGACTTTTGTAGGAATACACAGTATctgctataatatattatttacacataaaatatggggcattacaaaaaaaactcaattacccaactttgtgaaaaataattaattatttaagaaaagaagaagtaattgctataaagaaaaaagtgaaTATAGAATGAGATGATGGTAAGAGAAAATGAAGGATattctcatttaaaatatttaatttatatgagcTATAACTAGAAAATACAGTCAGTATTAAGAGAATAAAAGTCACACTCCACAACGTAAGACTAAAGAAAACAAGGTATACTTGAGGGCGGATGCTTTTCTAATAAACACTTATCCAAACCAAATTGAAAAGATAACCCTCCTGATTGAGCATGATCGAGATAGACAT contains:
- the LOC121130369 gene encoding protein timeless, with product MDWVAISPSSDMEVLELGYFIGDKYHLSDDAQEKLENTSRILCDSVSSKKTRQIIMFRNYMDTDIIPVINAHIEENLFIYEAMIKVLSELTKPIEDYVDVFNNSNESNQYRHELINFLDQFKNRITNSLLLCKIIPPAHYILKEDLSNSQNESNVIEHIFRLVANILSIPEPSNTISNKFVSSISHSTTTVSSSRSQRQNQIIWNFFAAGLDKFILLAIEEDTVANQWSTQILEVITLLFKDQSVNQLERILRELMENPDLNDSYEDNESNSSSSQEDISMNEDSLDSNTEEKNGNAKNPKNYNDDAMACQSSDSDLKEPLFKKMCGHNKPSNSMNKTSSVQLEETVKEMVNYWISALPGDTKIDCEVSTGSSSNDNDQSVPTNKRKTIGPDVSASEKREIQRNKIMKIMYNSIKKRREQSMVDDEDVSRLLTEFTICFIMRGYGNLIQNLRLKLMTQKSSSTFANMNSRFLWLITFFMRFVDYLEVELPVIEPVFSPEIMSYIVFEGLQTFENLEIESKSHMYNDTVVKRQGRRLHLVVSAIKQILITINLMENNADNSETRFKIHKIIFLLMNMRNLRQFTLLLIWKFNSSYQTRCFISDVIMCNHKLLVMFEKVESSDIFINEHLDQFATVEVMRQYGYCLETFESNTVSLNEAIFTMMHYVSVDLNAHEALLLPQILKTFSDVLGKDPIVGDKWSDLIEYVIQRFINTIHEDPINAPPCFLKNISQFIKIAKVKPTLAKNYTSSDATRSLIAELDSQRGESESGQDNSPIVDENVGFPSTPFSEKVYMEEIEGIKDLLLIQGKEYLIHWLQEEIVNVILVKTHEKSKSSVKWEKGVLEPIAYYSVFWNEGIPLVPWSIKEESGLQKNYFLMLLKKIGIYLPADRQTRFPRIPNDWSIDHLLNIHKKLACSHDVTTEGKFAHANKQIANFTKPKLQNRKIWNKGNL